GTTGAAAGCGAAGATATGGGTTGCTGCCTAGAAAGGGTATGGGTTGTTAATATTTTCTTTGGATCGGTTTTTGTCTACTGAACTTTTTAGCTTATATATACCCATATCTAATGAACTTTGTCTaatattttcatttgttttttgtttAGTTTGATTTGTATCATAATAGATACCCATGTACTTATTTTGTTTAATGAGTAGTCTTTGTTTTGATATTGCAGGTGAGAAAATATGTTTTACTTATTTCATCTGAATTGGGAGGTAACACTTCTTTGTACTTCTATTAATTCTACTGGAACAGTTCTTAGGTCAGTATCTTTATACAAAAATAATTACTTTATTTGTTCATATTCTTTTGTGAATAATACATCATGGGATAATGCATTGTTGTTAGGAAATTAAAATGCGTTGTTGAAAGCGAAGATATGGGTTGCTTCCTAGAAAGGGTATGGGTTGTTAATATTTTCTTTGGATCGGTTTTTGTCTAATGAACTTTTTAGCTTATATATACCCATGTCTAATGAACTTTGTCTAATATTTTcatttgttttctgtttagttTGATTTGTATCATAATAGATACCCATGTACTTATTTTGTTTAATGAGTAGTCTTTGTTTTGATATTGCAGGTGAGAAAATATGTTATACTTATTTCATCTGATTTGGGATGTAACACTTCTTTGTACTTCTATTAATTCTACTGGAACAGTTCTTAGGTCATTATCTTTACAGAAAAATAATTACTTTATTTGTTCATATTCTTTTGTGAATAATACATCATGGGATAATGCATTGTTGTTAAGAAATTAAAATGCGTTGTTGAAAGCGAAGATATGGGTTTCTTCCTAGAAAGGGTATGTGTTGTTAATATTTTCTTTGGATCGGTTTTCGTCTAATGAACTTTTTAGCTTATATATGCATTTGCACAGTAAGATTCTTATATTCATATTCATTGAATATAATTTGTAAAATCTAAATTGGTATGTGGTTTCAGCTGGATGCAATAGGTATTAACGATGGGAAGATTGTAGTTGTGGAAGGACTCGATAGGGAATACAACTTTTAGTCTTTAGTAGATCCAGGTTCCAATAAACCTTAGAGAGGTTTGAGGTTgtcgtctcaaaaaaaaaaaaaagaccggaggCTGATGATTTGGACGAGGGATTTCGTCTAGGCAAGAAAGTGTTGGGTGACTAGACAGATGAGAGTGGGACTCTTTCCAACATGAGTTGAAGGAATTAATGGATGCAACGGGAGCTCACAAATTGAACAAAAGACGATGTCTGCGATGCGCATGGGTGAATTGCTACAGGTATAACCTCCGACAATTTTGTTTGAGAGGCTAGAATAATATATAACTGACAGTAAGCTCACTTATTTAGTTTTTTGGAATGTAATATCAACACGGTTTCAGAAATCGAGCACTCCCACGGCAGTAACAAGTTTATTGGTTTCTTTGATACCGTTTGCGCGAATTATGGAGAATGGTGTTCATATTCTTATTTCTcaaattcttaatttttttttgggatgAAACAACACGATGGTGAATTCAAAGTTTTAGTTTGAAACAGTACAACTGTGACCAAAGGTGAAGAAAGCATCACGTTCAGGAAGACCTTGCAATAGTGAAGGTAGTACAATTCAATGTTTTTGTAATTGCATTATTTATGTCTATCTCGCGTATATAACTAGAATTCAAAATGTATGCAACagtcgacgatgacacactgtgAAGAAGTGGCAGAAATGGGGTTGGAGCCTCATGAATGTTTACTCAGAGAAGAGGATCATTATGAAGAGGATAATGACTTCTCATGACTGCTGCATCGAGATCATTGCTGCTAAGATTAATACTATCACTCATGAAAgtggaaataataaaaatgaaagatGAGTCTGGAAACTGATGATGCAAATGATGGGATATTGGGGTGGCTTGGAAAGTGCAGAGTATGAAGTCACTCCGAGTCTCTACTTTTTTAGGAAATCTTCCCGTGCTCAGTATGTTTTGTAGCACACCTGCTTTCAAAGGCCAAACATTACAGTGATCCTTCTGGCCTATGCATGGGTAAGGCTAAGATATTAGTTtatcattacaaaaaaaaaatgataatacaCCTTTGGGTTTCACATTTCATAAAGGAGaattaatattttctttactcactctttacctttaattctTTATATCATGGATAAAGTAGTGTTAGTAGTAATGActcactctttacctttaattctTTATATCATGGATAAAGTAGTGTTAGTAGTAATGAATATTTTCATCGATGTAATATGTTAAGAATATTTGTGGATCACCTACTAATAAAGTGATTATGGATAGAGTTTTCATTTTGAAATCGAAAACTCTCTCAACCACGCAAGAAGATTTTGCAGAACGAATTCGAGCTTGAACTCAAAAACCTATGGTTTACTTCTTAATAACCAAAGAAGGGGATGTCTGTCTCGGGACAAAGACGGCCCATGATACGGGTTCGTTTGTTTGTGAGGTCTATATTTGTCCGTTCATTGTGTATATGTTTGTTTCCGATTGAATATTATTGTTATTGATCTATGACGCCGGTGCAGTATGTTAATGCTCCTTATTAAATAGGTTTTTCCTAATTAAATGTAATCCTAGCCAGTTTCAGCATCTTAAGTACCCTCATTGACTATTGGGACTATGTCGTGGCCCAGAATAAAGCTAATCTAAACACGGCTAATCATAGGGTTTGCCGTGACTAAGATCCCTAATATAATTAGTTTTCTTAATCTAACTTAGTTTTACACCAAATCAAAATTGCATCGCgacagggcgaggcgaagccgagctacaccaaataaaaaatcctaaacaTGTATTTGGACATGGCGAGAGGAAGCCGAGCCACATTAAATCAAAGATCCTAAGCATGCATCAGGACGAGGCGAGGCGAATCCGATCCACATcgaatcaaaaatcctaagcgacgGGGCGagacgaagccgagccacacctaacAGATCGGGACGGGGCTAGACGAGGCGAAGCCAaactttaccaaatcaaaaatatggttaaaagaaaaagatacccgggcgtagcacgggcacaaaatctagtttagGATAGAAACTCCGTCTTCGGTTTCCTAATAACATACCGgttaatgtaaaaaaaaaaaaacttgtataaatagaatagAATGGACTCAGCGTTATTCAATTTCGGTTTGTGCTCTTCTGTTTTAGGGTTTGTTCATCTTGAGAGATTATTCTAGTTTTGTTTCAAAACCAAGCAGCAGCAGCCTTATAATTATTTGATCGAGTCTGCCAATGGAGGTAATAAAAAGCACGGAGGTAGTTGTTAACACCACCTACCATGGTATTTCTAATTCTCTTGATGTCATTGCCAATCAGGTTACCAGTTTTCCCGATGATATAGTGATGGATATTCTAAGCAGACTTCCGGTGAAATCACTCATGGGGTTTATGTCAGTATGCAAGCATTGGTTGTGTCTGATTAAACAAGATACAAAGTTGATTAATTTACATTGCATCCGttcaaaatcacgtccaaatctCCTCTACATTAACCCATTGCCAGAATAGGGCATCCTCCACACTAGCCTAATTGCTAGCTTTGTAGAAAGCAAAACGTTTCAGCAAAGTATTTCATGTGCGGAGATAGTTGAAGCGAGTACTGGTGGTGAGGATGAAGAAGTGGAAGCCTTTGTTAGTAAGGTTAGGATAACCGAGGATAAATGGTTCCCTTATAGTGAAGTCTTGGAACCGGTGAATGGTTTGGTTTGTTTTGTAGATCAAAAGACACATGCTATTAGGGTATACAATGCAAGTACACGAGAAGCAACACCGTGGGTCATATCAACGTTACTCGCTGAAGAAAATCACAAGCTTATGGCAGATAAAAGCACGATGAAGATAAAAAGTCACTCTACTCCAATTTATCGATTTGGTTTCGACCCAGAGAAGAAAGAACATAAAGTATTCTGCTTTTGGAGACTACTTACCAGGCGTGAACAGCATCGTCATCATTCCTTGGAACGATCTGAATATGAAAGTTGGGAGGCATTGACAGTGGGCAGTGACACCAAATGGCGTAGGATCAATGCTGTTCCTAACGAGAACAACCAAATAAATATTGCAGAGGTGCTCCCTCCGGCTTATAGTAATTGTCGGCAGGTGTATGTGGATGGTACTATATACTGGAGCAACAAAGAGTACTATTGGGATCAATGGGGGACCACTAATCGTGATGATCCCGATGTCATAGTTGCATTTGATGTTGGAACTGAAAAATATAGACTTATCCCAATTCCTAGTTTCATCCTCGAAGAGCCTCGTGATGAAGAGTATAGGCTGCCAATTGACATCTTAGTATTGGGTGGACATGTGGCTCTATTATACCGTATGGAACCTTATGTTGTTAAGTTATGGATGTTAGATGATGGAGCTGGTAAAAAACTGGAAAATTGTCGAGGAAACAAAAGTAATTGGAGCACGGAGATAATTGAGCTACCATTTTACTGTGATAACCGAGTTGGTGGTTTTGGAATTGCTGGAAGTACAGACAAGATAATCTTTGAATGCCGGGGATGCAACAACTCAGTGAGCTTCACTTGTTTGTATTCTTATGACCGCAAGAAGAAGACTTGTAAGAGGATTGAGATGGATGGAGTCTCCTCGTTTACCCGTTGCTCCCGGAGGACTCTGGTTACCACTTTTACAGAAAGCCTCTTTCATGTTTAGTCTCTTTACAACACAAAAGTTACTTGAAGCTTGTGCAAAGTTTCTCTACATATTCCACATGCCATGTGAGTGCCCAACTTTGTGGACTTATCAGTTATCACTCTTTCATTTTCAGGAAACGGCAAATCAATCAGTTGAATTTCTTGTAGAAAACGTTCATAATGTATTATGTTATCTTTTCAAGTTTTTATACCTTTAGGCGGTTCATATATATGGTTGTATGGTACTTCCAATAAAATCCGCGTTGATTGTTGAGATTCATCTTTTTAATTCTTACTGCAAAACTTAATGAGATCGCCATGTTTCAATTGGGCTTCAGTGGTATCTCTTTGGATATCCTTATTTGTGACAGGCTGCGGTGTGTAGTCTGTCTTCTTTTTAGGCAGTGTTGATTTTTGCATAAGCAGTCTATCGGTGTAACGGAAAGTCACTAGATGATATCCTGAGTTTTCATCTAATTCAGCCATCACTTGGAAGTGGTTACCAGAAATTCGGAACGTAGCCTGAATTCTAACAACAGTGCCTTATTTTTCCTACTTGTAGTATTTTCACCAGGTACAATGCTTATCAGTCTTCTTAGCGAAGTTAAAGACTAAATTCCATTGCTTTTGACTACAACTTCTGGCGGCGACTAGATGCCTTAGTCTCTGACCGTGTTGTCTGAATGCCGTGATTCATCCGGATCAAGAGAACTATACACGGGTTTCGAAGGTAATACTCTTAGACAACATATTTCCAAGTTTTTATACCTTTAGGCTTTTCATTTTTTGGTTGTATGGTACTTCCAATAAAATCTGTGTTGATTGTTGAGATTCATCATTTTAATTCTTACTGCAAAACTTAATGAGATCGCCATGTTTCAATTGGGCTTCAGTGGTATCTCTTGAATATCTTCAGTGGTATCTCTTGAATATCCTTATTTGTGACAGGCTGCGTGTAGTCTGTCTTCATTTTAGACAGAGCTTTGCGCAGTCTGGTGTTTTATGCTGATTTTTGCCTAAGCAGCTATTGATATAGGCGCTGCTAACGACCTGACTGTGGTCTAACAGAAAGTCACTAGATGATATCTCTGACCAATTCTTttctatgcttcaaaaaaaaaaaaaaaaaaacaccagtaCCTTTCTCCTTCATCGGTTtcagatgaaaaaaaaatcatcggtTAGGAATTTGTATTGTTCATCTTTTTAATTCTTACTGCAAAACTTGAGATCGCCATGTTTCAATTGGGCTTCAGTGGTATCTGTTAACACGGGGGCATCACTAGTACTACTTCTCGTGCCTAGAAATGCCGTTGTATAAGTAGTATATAGCCATAATAACCTTGACAATAGTAATTAATATCCAtgctcagaagaaaaaaaatctttctgGAGAATGACATGAAGAAAATTCCTACTTTGTGACCTAATAGAATAATCGACAAAGGCGAATCCAGGAATAAGACGATAGCATCATTGTTTGATTTATTATAGAGCATGGAGCTAAGTATACAATGCCAACATGTAT
This is a stretch of genomic DNA from Papaver somniferum cultivar HN1 chromosome 1, ASM357369v1, whole genome shotgun sequence. It encodes these proteins:
- the LOC113358052 gene encoding uncharacterized protein LOC113358052; protein product: MEVIKSTEVVVNTTYHGISNSLDVIANQVTSFPDDIVMDILSRLPVKSLMGFMSQSISCAEIVEASTGGEDEEVEAFVSKVRITEDKWFPYSEVLEPVNGLVCFVDQKTHAIRVYNASTREATPWVISTLLAEENHKLMADKSTMKIKSHSTPIYRFGFDPEKKEHKVFCFWRLLTRREQHRHHSLERSEYESWEALTVGSDTKWRRINAVPNENNQINIAEVLPPAYSNCRQVYVDGTIYWSNKEYYWDQWGTTNRDDPDVIVAFDVGTEKYRLIPIPSFILEEPRDEEYRLPIDILVLGGHVALLYRMEPYVVKLWMLDDGAGKKLENCRGNKSNWSTEIIELPFYCDNRVGGFGIAGSTDKIIFECRGCNNSVSFTCLYSYDRKKKTCKRIEMDGVSSFTRCSRRTLVTTFTESLFHV